One Anas platyrhynchos isolate ZD024472 breed Pekin duck chromosome 2, IASCAAS_PekinDuck_T2T, whole genome shotgun sequence DNA segment encodes these proteins:
- the AGR2 gene encoding anterior gradient protein 2 homolog produces the protein MEKNYMSMFLLLVAISCVLAKDVGKKDTKETNTKPKLPQTLSRGWGDQLIWTQTYEEALFRSKHSNKPLMIIHHLDDCPHSQALKKVFAEHKEIQKLAEKFILLNLVYETTDKNLAPDGQYVPRILFIDPSLTVRADITGRYSNRLYAYEPSDISLLYSNMQKALKLLKTEL, from the exons atggagaagaattaTATGTCCATGTTCCTGCTGCTCGTTGCCATCTCCTGTGTTCTGGCCAAGGATGTGGGCAAGAAGGATACGAAGGAAACTAACACTAAGCCCAAACTGCCTCAGACACTCTCCAGAG GCTGGGGAGACCAGCTCATCTGGACACAGACGTATGAGGAAGCCCTCTTCCGTTCCAAGCACAG CAATAAACCACTGATGATTATCCACCACCTGGATGACTGCCCACACAGTCAAG CACTCAAAAAGGTCTTTGCTGAAcataaagaaatacagaaactgGCTGAAAAATTCATTCTCCTGAACCTTGTG tatGAAACCACAGACAAGAACCTGGCACCTGACGGCCAGTACGTCCCTCGGATTTTGTTCATCG atcctTCCCTGACTGTGAGAGCTGATATTACTGGAAGATACTCAAACCGTCTCTATGCATATGAGCCCTCTGATATTTCATTGT TGTATTCAAACATGCAGAAAGCGCTGAAGCTGCTGAAGACTGAGCTGTAA
- the TSPAN13 gene encoding tetraspanin-13: protein MVCGGFACSKNCLCALNLLYTLVSLLLIGIAAWGIGFGLISSFRVVGVAIAVGIFLFLIALVGLIGAVKHHQVLLFFYMIILLLVFIVQFSVSCACLALNKEQQSQLLEVGWNNTNSARTDIERNLNCCGFRVFDPNETCSSDCFRSHQCQPCAPIIEEYSGMVLRFVGGIGLFFSFTEILGVWLTYRYRNQKDPRANPSAFL, encoded by the exons ATGGTGTGCGGGGGCTTCGCCTGCTCCAAGAACTGCCTCTGCGCCCTCAACCTGCTCTACACG cTGGTAAGCTTGCTGCTGATTGGAATTGCAGCATGGGGAATCGGTTTTGGCCTCATCTCTAGTTTCAGAGTTGTCGGAGTGGCAATTGCAGTAGgcatcttcctcttcctcattgCCCTTGTTGGATTGATTGGTGCGGTGAAACATCATCAAGTATTGCTGTTCTTT TACATGATCATCCTTTTGCTAGTTTTTATTGTCCAGTTTTCTGTCTCCTGTGCCTGTTTGGCACTAAACAAGGAACAGCAG AGTCAACTTCTAGAGGTGGGATGGAATAACACTAACAGTGCAAGAACAGATATTGAGAGAAATCTCAATTGTTGTGGATTCAGAGTCTTTGATCCAAATGAAACCTGCTCctct GATTGCTTTAGAAGTCACCAGTGTCAACCATGTGCACCGATAATAGAAGAATATTCTGGAATGGTGCTCAGATTTGTTGGAGGCATAGGACTCTTCTTCAGTTTCACAGAG attctGGGAGTCTGGCTGACCTATAGATACAGGAACCAAAAGGATCCCCGTGCAAACCCTAGTGCTTTTCTTTGA